A genomic stretch from Xiphophorus maculatus strain JP 163 A chromosome 14, X_maculatus-5.0-male, whole genome shotgun sequence includes:
- the LOC111610963 gene encoding vegetative cell wall protein gp1-like isoform X2 — MSTKPKSHKGMGDGEWMARLKAFASTGVWPSNAGNRPAPRQKKWHDIYQKIEKCPMQVRGQTTLFGASVTCDCGFHTVKPALQPPSAPPSLTPQSVGSQSNSGDTATATRCFLRSPPSLSRFTKSYFGGSLSDSVKPNLVARKTPSPSPSSVRSPSPSPPSVRSPSPSPSSVRSPSPSPSSVRSPSPSPSSVRSPSPSPSSVRSPSPSPSSLRSPSPSPPSVRSPSVAPSSQTHSGKTVASEQPSTSLLQPAAGDNAASFWLPSEMRKTIPVQDQRWISNTLFKSGKLRPDLKLWYEPPAPTLIYHQVPTPERFFSHRLLVWMPYHQWKVRVFCKTCGNHLTGAGIHKRARKVLDIDRYYLLVTETLRCSGCNLTYLSTSQSIRDQLDLPHQKLFRLILTQKYACDIRVIRLMRDRTQPI; from the exons ATGAGCACCAAGCCAAAGAGCCACAAAGGTATGGGGGATGGGGAGTGGATGGCAAGGCTTAAGGCATTTGCCAGCACTGGGGTTTGGCCTTCCAATGCAGGGAATAGACCAGCCCCAAGGCAGAAGAAATGGCATGATATCTATCAGAAG ATAGAAAAATGCCCCATGCAAGTTCGGGGACAGACCACCCTTTTTGGAGCGTCTGTCACTTGTGACTGTGGCTTTCACACTGTTAAA CCTGCACTGCAGCCTCCTTCTGCACCTCCTTCTTTGACCCCACAGTCTGTGGGTTCACAATCTAATTCTGGAGATACAGCAACAGCCACCCGCTGTTTCCTGAGGTCCCCTCCATCTTTGTCAAGG TTCACTAAGTCCTATTTTGGGGGTTCTCTTTCGGATTCAGTGAAGCCAAACTTGGTGGCCCGGAAGACACCGAGTCCCTCTCCATCCTCTGTGAGGAGCCCAAGTCCCTCTCCACCCTCTGTGAGGAGCCCTAGTCCCTCTCCATCCTCTGTGAGGAGCCCAAGTCCCTCTCCATCCTCTGTGAGGAGCCCAAGTCCCTCTCCATCCTCTGTGAGGAGCCCAAGTCCCTCTCCATCCTCTGTGAGGAGCCCAAGTCCCTCTCCATCCTCCTTGAGGAGCCCAAGTCCTTCTCCACCCTCTGTGAGGAGCCCTAGTGTTGCTCCATCCTCCCAGACACACTCCGGCAAGACAGTTGCATCT gaACAGCCTTCAACGTCTCTGTTACAACCAGCTGCAGGTGATAATGCAGCTTCTTTCTGGTTGCCGAGTGAGATGAGGAAAACCATCCCTGTGCAGGATCAAAGATGGATCTCAAATACCCTCTTTAAATCTGGCAAACTGCGCCCAGATTTAAAGCTGTGGTACGAGCCTCCTGCGCCGACCCTCATTTACCATCAGGTGCCAACACCTGAGAGGTTTTTTTCACATCGGCTCCTCGTATGGATGCCCTACCATCAGTGGAAGGTCAGGGTGTTCTGCAAAACTTGTGGGAATCATCTTACAGGTGCTGGCATCCACAAGAGGGCTCGGAAAGTCCTGGATATTGATAGGTATTACCTCCTTGTGACGGAGACACTCAGGTGCAGCGGGTGTAATCTCACGTATCTATCAACATCCCAGAGCATCCGAGACCAGCTGGACTTGCCGCACCAGAAACTATTTCGGCTCATCCTCACCCAAAA GTATGCTTGTGACATACGAGTGATCAGGCTGATGAGAGACAGGACACAGCCAATATAG
- the LOC111610963 gene encoding vegetative cell wall protein gp1-like isoform X1, producing the protein MEFDSANSQCYLQMSTKPKSHKGMGDGEWMARLKAFASTGVWPSNAGNRPAPRQKKWHDIYQKIEKCPMQVRGQTTLFGASVTCDCGFHTVKPALQPPSAPPSLTPQSVGSQSNSGDTATATRCFLRSPPSLSRFTKSYFGGSLSDSVKPNLVARKTPSPSPSSVRSPSPSPPSVRSPSPSPSSVRSPSPSPSSVRSPSPSPSSVRSPSPSPSSVRSPSPSPSSLRSPSPSPPSVRSPSVAPSSQTHSGKTVASEQPSTSLLQPAAGDNAASFWLPSEMRKTIPVQDQRWISNTLFKSGKLRPDLKLWYEPPAPTLIYHQVPTPERFFSHRLLVWMPYHQWKVRVFCKTCGNHLTGAGIHKRARKVLDIDRYYLLVTETLRCSGCNLTYLSTSQSIRDQLDLPHQKLFRLILTQKYACDIRVIRLMRDRTQPI; encoded by the exons ATGGAATTTGATTCTGCTAATTCCCAATGTTATCTTCAGATGAGCACCAAGCCAAAGAGCCACAAAGGTATGGGGGATGGGGAGTGGATGGCAAGGCTTAAGGCATTTGCCAGCACTGGGGTTTGGCCTTCCAATGCAGGGAATAGACCAGCCCCAAGGCAGAAGAAATGGCATGATATCTATCAGAAG ATAGAAAAATGCCCCATGCAAGTTCGGGGACAGACCACCCTTTTTGGAGCGTCTGTCACTTGTGACTGTGGCTTTCACACTGTTAAA CCTGCACTGCAGCCTCCTTCTGCACCTCCTTCTTTGACCCCACAGTCTGTGGGTTCACAATCTAATTCTGGAGATACAGCAACAGCCACCCGCTGTTTCCTGAGGTCCCCTCCATCTTTGTCAAGG TTCACTAAGTCCTATTTTGGGGGTTCTCTTTCGGATTCAGTGAAGCCAAACTTGGTGGCCCGGAAGACACCGAGTCCCTCTCCATCCTCTGTGAGGAGCCCAAGTCCCTCTCCACCCTCTGTGAGGAGCCCTAGTCCCTCTCCATCCTCTGTGAGGAGCCCAAGTCCCTCTCCATCCTCTGTGAGGAGCCCAAGTCCCTCTCCATCCTCTGTGAGGAGCCCAAGTCCCTCTCCATCCTCTGTGAGGAGCCCAAGTCCCTCTCCATCCTCCTTGAGGAGCCCAAGTCCTTCTCCACCCTCTGTGAGGAGCCCTAGTGTTGCTCCATCCTCCCAGACACACTCCGGCAAGACAGTTGCATCT gaACAGCCTTCAACGTCTCTGTTACAACCAGCTGCAGGTGATAATGCAGCTTCTTTCTGGTTGCCGAGTGAGATGAGGAAAACCATCCCTGTGCAGGATCAAAGATGGATCTCAAATACCCTCTTTAAATCTGGCAAACTGCGCCCAGATTTAAAGCTGTGGTACGAGCCTCCTGCGCCGACCCTCATTTACCATCAGGTGCCAACACCTGAGAGGTTTTTTTCACATCGGCTCCTCGTATGGATGCCCTACCATCAGTGGAAGGTCAGGGTGTTCTGCAAAACTTGTGGGAATCATCTTACAGGTGCTGGCATCCACAAGAGGGCTCGGAAAGTCCTGGATATTGATAGGTATTACCTCCTTGTGACGGAGACACTCAGGTGCAGCGGGTGTAATCTCACGTATCTATCAACATCCCAGAGCATCCGAGACCAGCTGGACTTGCCGCACCAGAAACTATTTCGGCTCATCCTCACCCAAAA GTATGCTTGTGACATACGAGTGATCAGGCTGATGAGAGACAGGACACAGCCAATATAG